The Lebetimonas natsushimae DNA segment AGCAACATGCATTAAACTTTGTCCACCTTGAACAAATGTCATAAATAAGAAAAGTCCTCCTAAAACCGCGACAATAATCCAAAAATATACTTGTAAATAAAAGTGTGTCGCGTCCACTGTAATTGGTGCCCAAGTCATTAGTGCGCTCCTTTTGGTCCTGATTTAACGACCGTAAATAGGATTTTAAGTTCAGCAATACCTAAAATAACGAATGCTGCTAAGAATAAGAAAAATGTTGCCTGAACATTTTGCAAAGCAATAGGTGTTGCTGAAATTTTTGTTGGTAACAATCCAAATACTGTCCAAGGTTGTCTTCCAACTTCTGCTGTAATCCAACCAAAGCTTGTTGCAATCCATGGTAGTGGTACTGAAAGTACCGCCAATTTTTGAAGTAAAGCATTATTTTCAAATGTACCTTTAAGAATAGCAATATAAGCCCATGCAAATAGAATAATGAACCAGAATCCTAAAGCAACCATAATATGGAATGAATAAAACACAGGTGATACTGGTGGATAAATTTTTGTCGGATCTTCAAGATATCCGTATCCCATTAAATCTGCTTTTGTAACTGTCCATCCGTCAACTGTTGCAACTGGTGCATAAAAATCTGCTTTAGCTTTTTCCATTGCAGCTTTATCACCTTTAGCTTTTGCAGCATGATAAGCTTTTAAATCTTCAATCGCTTCTTTACCTACTTGATGTAATTTTGCAAAAGACCAAATTCCGTATGCAGGATTTCCATTAACTAAATCTTTTAATCCTGGAACAAATGCATCTGAAGATCTTTTTCCAAGAAGTGATAAAAGTCCTGGAAGTTCAATTTTAAAACTCCATGTTTCTTCATTTGAACTTACATTTCTTGCATCTACATCTTTTGGAATTCCTATAGCTACAATAGGTGCGCCTTTTTCACCAACGTAAAGTCCTTCTGCTGAAGCTATTTTAGTTGGTTGAGTATTAGCAACTTCATAAGCATGTTCATCACCTATTACTACAACAAAAATTGAAGTTACTAAACCAAATGCTGCTGCGACTGCAGCTGATTTTTTAGCAAATTCAACATGTTTTTTTCTAAGTAAATAAAATGCTGAAATACCAAGTACAAACACAGAAGCAAGGGTATAACCGGCACTTACAACATGTAAGAATTTAACCTGAGCAACCGGTTGAGTAATTAATGCCCAGAAATTAGTCATTTCAGCTCTTGCATTATCTAGTGAAAATCTTAAAAATTCACTGCTTGGATGTTGCATAAATCCGTTTGCAATTAAAATCCAAAGTGCTGAAAGATTAGATCCGATAGCAAGTAACCAAGATGATGCTAAGTGAACACCTTTGCTAACTCTTTTCCATCCGAAGAAAGAAATTGCAGCAAATGTCGCTTCCATAAAGAATGCAACAATACCTTCAACTGCAAGAGGTGCTCCAAATAAGTCACCTACAACCCATGAATAAGTAGACCAGTTAGTCCCAAATTCAAACTCGTGAATAATACCTGTTGATAACCCTAAAGCAAAGTTAATTCCAAAAATAGTTTGCCAAAATTGTGTAATATTTTTCCATTCTTCTTTGCCCGTTTTTACATAAATAGTTTCAAAAAATGCCACTAAAAATGACATACCTAAAGTAAACGGTACAAAGAAAAAGTGGAATATTGCAGTCATTGCGAACTGGGCTCTCGCCCATTCTAACATTGCATAATCCATTCTATTCCTCCTTTTTTTGCTTTGTAATTTTTGTAAGCTGATTTACATATAAATTTGCTTTTCCTTTCTCCCCTTTTATTTTTGAATCAACAGTGGGGAAAAAGAAAACTTTCAGCACTACAAAAATTACAACAAGTTTGATAATAATTATGACCCAGAGTTTTTTCCCCAGGTCCGACAGGTTTTTAAACCCGTCTATGTAAAAAAACAAGATGCGTTTAAACATAAAGCCCTCCTTCGAGGCTAATAAAAATTATAAATCAAAAAATAAATCGTGTCAATAGTTTTTAATAAAAATTTAATAAAATTTCAAACAAAAATACTCTTTTTATACAAATGAATCTTCAGTCAACAACCTGATTGTAAATTTTATTAAAAAGAAAAAAAGAAAGAAGAGTTATTCGCTAACAATGACTTCTTTTGCTTCACTCTCCCAAAGACCGTGTTTTGTGCAGTAAGACATAGCTGTAAGTTTTAATTTAGATTTTGTAGGCACAATGTAAAAATCTACTTGAACTTTTTCACACTGCCCACCAGCATAGTTTGGAGTCAAATTAGTTTGCGCAAGTAACACTTCCCCATCCCATAACTGAACATATGCGATATAATGGTCGGCGTCAGCGGGATGACATAAATCTTGACCTACTTTTACTGTAACTTTAAACGGTTCACCTTTTTTTGCATTATCTTCACAGATAACAAATGGCGCGTGCTTATTTACCAAATCTTTTGATAAATCGTCTACTTGATGAATTTTTGGCATTTTGCCCTCCTTTTGTTAAAATTTGTAATAAATTATAACACAAAAAATAAAAAAAGACAAAATTAGTATTTTATTACTTAAAAAAAATTATCGAAGGCTACTTAATGAAACAAGTTGATATCTATACAGACGGAAGTTCACTTGGAAACCCTGGACCTGGCGGATGGTGTGCAATTTTAAGATATAAAAATCATGAAAAAATAATAAGCGGGGGAGAAAGTTTAACTACAAACAATAAAATGGAATTAAAAGCGGTAATTGAAGCTTTAAAATTACTAAAAGAACCTTGTATAATAAATTTATATTCCGACTCCACTTATGTATTAAAAGGTATTGAAAATTGGCTTGAAGGATGGATTAAAAAAAATTTTAAAAATGTAAAAAATAAAGAAATGTGGCAGGAATTATACCAACTAAAACAAAATCATATTATAAAAACCAATTGGATAAAAGGGCACTCAGGCCATAGGGAAAATGAAATTTGTGATAAAATTGCAAAAGAGGAAGCTGAAAAAAGGAAAATTAATGCTAATTAGCAAAGATGAAATCAAAAAATACTTAGATAATATACCTCCTATTCCAAAATATGCATTTGAATGTTTAAATGCTCTTAAAATTGGTGATTTAAAAAAAGCAGCTGATGCGGCTGAAAATGATTTGATATTAAAAAAACAGATAGAAAAAATAGTAAATTCTGCTGCATTTTCACTCCGAAACAAGGTAGATAATACTCTCCAATTATTTACTTTGCTTGGTTTGGAAAATGTTAGAGCAATAGTCTATTCATATTTAGTTTCATTACTGCAACCAAAAGAATGGAAAATATTTAAATTAGACTTTGGTGAATTTCAAAAAGATTTTTTAAATTATTATAAAAAATTTGCCTCATTGGAATTTGGTCAAGAAACTTACAAAAAATATTCTGAAATCGGAGCAATAATTCCGGCAAGTGTTTGTGTTTGCGACAGCCTCCTTGGAGATAAAAAAGAAAAACTAAATATTATATTAAACTCGGCCCCATTGGAATATGGAACACTACTTAAAAGATTAACGGGAGAGAGTTTATTTGGTATAGCTGCAACAATTGCGGAACTTTGGGAACTTGAGAAAGAAAAATGCGAAATAATAAAAAAAAGCGAATGTGAAATTTGTGACAATCCAATTTCAGCTTTGACTCATTTTATTTTTTTCTATTTGGTAAGCAAACCAACTTTTATGGATTTAAATTCTTTAATTGAAT contains these protein-coding regions:
- a CDS encoding cytochrome ubiquinol oxidase subunit I translates to MLEWARAQFAMTAIFHFFFVPFTLGMSFLVAFFETIYVKTGKEEWKNITQFWQTIFGINFALGLSTGIIHEFEFGTNWSTYSWVVGDLFGAPLAVEGIVAFFMEATFAAISFFGWKRVSKGVHLASSWLLAIGSNLSALWILIANGFMQHPSSEFLRFSLDNARAEMTNFWALITQPVAQVKFLHVVSAGYTLASVFVLGISAFYLLRKKHVEFAKKSAAVAAAFGLVTSIFVVVIGDEHAYEVANTQPTKIASAEGLYVGEKGAPIVAIGIPKDVDARNVSSNEETWSFKIELPGLLSLLGKRSSDAFVPGLKDLVNGNPAYGIWSFAKLHQVGKEAIEDLKAYHAAKAKGDKAAMEKAKADFYAPVATVDGWTVTKADLMGYGYLEDPTKIYPPVSPVFYSFHIMVALGFWFIILFAWAYIAILKGTFENNALLQKLAVLSVPLPWIATSFGWITAEVGRQPWTVFGLLPTKISATPIALQNVQATFFLFLAAFVILGIAELKILFTVVKSGPKGAH
- a CDS encoding DUF4492 domain-containing protein, giving the protein MFKRILFFYIDGFKNLSDLGKKLWVIIIIKLVVIFVVLKVFFFPTVDSKIKGEKGKANLYVNQLTKITKQKKEE
- a CDS encoding desulfoferrodoxin family protein, whose translation is MPKIHQVDDLSKDLVNKHAPFVICEDNAKKGEPFKVTVKVGQDLCHPADADHYIAYVQLWDGEVLLAQTNLTPNYAGGQCEKVQVDFYIVPTKSKLKLTAMSYCTKHGLWESEAKEVIVSE
- the rnhA gene encoding ribonuclease HI gives rise to the protein MKQVDIYTDGSSLGNPGPGGWCAILRYKNHEKIISGGESLTTNNKMELKAVIEALKLLKEPCIINLYSDSTYVLKGIENWLEGWIKKNFKNVKNKEMWQELYQLKQNHIIKTNWIKGHSGHRENEICDKIAKEEAEKRKINAN
- a CDS encoding HDOD domain-containing protein → MLISKDEIKKYLDNIPPIPKYAFECLNALKIGDLKKAADAAENDLILKKQIEKIVNSAAFSLRNKVDNTLQLFTLLGLENVRAIVYSYLVSLLQPKEWKIFKLDFGEFQKDFLNYYKKFASLEFGQETYKKYSEIGAIIPASVCVCDSLLGDKKEKLNIILNSAPLEYGTLLKRLTGESLFGIAATIAELWELEKEKCEIIKKSECEICDNPISALTHFIFFYLVSKPTFMDLNSLIEFNPKCIEYIPKTYERINNDS